A single genomic interval of Zingiber officinale cultivar Zhangliang chromosome 4A, Zo_v1.1, whole genome shotgun sequence harbors:
- the LOC121973389 gene encoding uncharacterized protein LOC121973389: protein MEHGRYKATSNYGVCVLGSTVNEYEVDYYGVLEEILELKYYGLKDAIVLFKCHWYDTSDKGMKVHRLGLVEINHKSKLNTNDPFILAAQAQQVYYITSPTIKHERNDWVTACKVKARGKFDIPFLEEQDENVSPIVEVAYQEEEISHPHLVLTDTDIDDDNIICDVDEEELNSMEIEELRRVMNGKQVIADCESLEEEFEDFESDEETQDETDHDSNNSANEMETYN, encoded by the coding sequence ATGGAACATGGGCGTTACAAAGCAACATCAAATTATGGTGTTTGTGTGTTGGGGAGCACCGTCAATGAGTATGAAGTCGACTACTATGGGGTGTTGGAAgaaattctggaattgaaatatTACGGTCTTAAGGATGCTATTGTATTGTTCAAGTGTCATTGGTATGATACATCAGATAAAGGGATGAAAGTGCATAGGTTGGGTCTTGTAGAAATTAATCATAAATCAAAGTTAAATACAAATGACCCTTTCATATTGGCTGCTCAAGCCCAACAAGTGTACTATATCACATCTCCTACCATCAAACATGAGAGGAATGATTGGGTCACAGCATGCAAAGTGAAAGCTAGAGGAAAGTTTGACATACCATTCCTTGAAGAGCAAGATGAAAATGTTTCACCTATTGTTGAGGTTGCTTATCAAGAAGAGGAGATATCCCATCCACACCTTGTTCTCACAGATACAGATATTGATGATGATAACATTATTTGTGATGTTGACGAAGAGGAATTAAATTCAATGGAAATTGAGGAGCTTCGTCGTGTTATGAATGGCAAGCAAGTTATTGCAGATTGTGAATCGCTGGAGGAagaatttgaagattttgaatcAGATGAAGAAACACAAGATGAAACGGATCACGACTCTAATAATAGTGCTAATGAAATGGAAACTTATAATTAA